The genomic region GAAAGAATCGAAAGAATCGGGTAAATCTAAGAAATAAAGCCGGATAGATAACCCATGAACGACACTCAGATGCAACGCGGTCGCCAGTGGTTGGAACAACTGTTGCGCTTGGCTAATTTGCCTCAAGGGGTCGAAGCCCGTCAGGACGTCGATTGTTACTGGTTGAATGTCGATCGAGATCGCCTCAGCGCCGAACAAATCGAACTTCTCATCGGCGCCAACGGCGAAACGATCGACGCCATCCAATATCTCGCCAATACTACCCTCAATCTCGGTCGGCCCTCGGAAGAACAAGCCGCCTATACGATCGAGTTAGACGGTTACCGCCAACGGCGCCAACAAGAATTGCAAACTTTGGCCGAACAAGCGGCGCAAGCAGTTCGCGAAAGTGGCGAAGAGTTTGAAATGCAACCGTTGTCCTCCGCCGAACGGCGACAAGTCCACAATTTGTTAAAGGAATATGCCGATTTAAAAACCTACTCCCGGGGAGAAGAACCGAATCGGCGCCTCGTCGTTTGCCCTCGTTAAGCGATGGTTCGATCCTGGAGGGAACGGGGTTCGCCTCCCGCCCCCGGTTCAGATGCTTGCCACCCCAGACGCCCGAGGAGAGAGCGATCGCGATGGAACCTATCTACATTCCCTTACTCACTAAAGCTCCCGATCGAACCGAAGTC from Oxynema aestuarii AP17 harbors:
- a CDS encoding Jag family protein, producing MNDTQMQRGRQWLEQLLRLANLPQGVEARQDVDCYWLNVDRDRLSAEQIELLIGANGETIDAIQYLANTTLNLGRPSEEQAAYTIELDGYRQRRQQELQTLAEQAAQAVRESGEEFEMQPLSSAERRQVHNLLKEYADLKTYSRGEEPNRRLVVCPR